The Silene latifolia isolate original U9 population chromosome Y, ASM4854445v1, whole genome shotgun sequence sequence TGATTGCGGAATTTGGGAAAATTCGGGGAATTAGTGTTTGAATAAGTGGATATTGGTGGTGTCTATCAGAGCTCCGACATCGGCTCCGGTCGGTGGCGAACGATTTCTGAGTAACTGTGTAACCTCCGGGATATTCGAGGGTCATCGTTGATAGGGGCAGTGGATGCGTTGATAAAGAGGTGGTGATGGTGGAGTGTTGTGGTGCGGTGTAAGTCCGTGGTAATGATGTGTAGTGTTGCCGGTGATATCGACGGCGATGGTGGTTGCCGGTGATGTTGACAACGGTGGTGTGTGCTGGTGATGTCGACGACGGTGGTGCTTTCTGGCGATGGATGGTTGGGATTTTGTGGCAGGATATGTTAGTTGTTTGAATAAAGACGATAGATATAAGGTGAGTTATGTGATCTCAGCCTTTAATCTGACTCTCATCCAAGGGAGGAGggttgttctcaccgttctcaccgaatgttcgttctcaccggatcttgactctatatatatatataaatatatatatatagagagaggaaggatcaactaaggccacttatatatttgagtccataagttctattatgagccattggatggagggagatggacggatgagatgaacccacccaaagtcattatagaagctaattaacacactttactaatccaccctaattaaccactaatttactatatatttattttctacccacccatttctctctcatctcacacatttcattcttctcttctctcaaaacctcaataaaaaaaacccaaaaaatccaaataaataaaaaaacccaaaaaatccaaataaataaaaaaacctaaaaaatccaaataaatcaaaaaacccaaataaatcacccactcctctcatcttcattcaccaccacccaccaccaccccacccgacaccaactaaccacccaccacccccgccgccgccGCCACACCGCCGCTgactcgattttttttttttttttttttcaactcgttttttttttttttcgttttgtgttaatttgtatgttttgagttgttttttccattcattattttttttgtcttttattttattttagttgtcttttattttgttagttctcattttttattcattttcttaaatctcttcttgttatacgttttttttaagatttcgtgttttaaatctcgttttttttttgtgagataattttttttcatctaagacaaaaatggactaaagttatacaaaaatgaaccaaagttatacaaaaatagaccaaagttatacaaaaaaaaactaaagttatacaaaaattggactaaagttatacaaaaaattggactaaagttatacaaaaatgaaccaaagttatacaaaaatgaaccaaagttatacaaaaatgaaccaaagttatacaaaaatggactaaagttatacaaatatggattaaagttatacaaatatgggctaaagttatacaaataaggactaaagttatacaaaaatggatcaaagttatacaaaaatgaaccaaagttatacaaaaatggactaaagttatacaaacatgaaccaaagttatacaaaaatagaccaaagttatacaaaaaaagactaaagttatacaaaaattggactaaagttatacaaaaaattggactaaagttatacaaaaatgaaccaaagttatacaaaaatgaaccaaagttatacaaaaatgaaccaaagttatacaaatatggattaaagttatacaaatatggactaactttagtccatttttgtataactttggttcatttttgtataactttggttcatttttgtataactttagtccaatttttgtataactttagtccaatttagtgtataactttagtccattttttgtataactttggtgcatttttttataactctggtctatttttgtataactttggttcatttttgtataactttggttcatttttgtataactttagtccaatttttgtataactttagtccaattttttgtataactttagtccattttttgtataactttggtgcatttttgtataactctggtctatttttgtataactttggttcatttttgtataactttggttcatttttgtataactttagtcaaattttttgtataactttagcccatttttgtatgactttagtccatatttgtataactttagtccatatttgtataacttttgtccatatttgtataactttagtctatttttgtataactctagtccatatttgtataactttagtccttcatatgtataactttagtccaaaatccaactttaatccaacaaacttataacttttgtccaaatgtataactttagtccaaaattgtataactttagtccaaaaataaaaaaccaacaaaactgaaaaaataaaaaccaaatctcgccaatactagatctaaaataaaaaaacccgccaatctaacaaaaaaaacccgtctaagaaaaaaaccaaataacaatgaaatacaatacaataacaataattgaaataaaaaacgtcagatctaaacatttaaatatttaaatttgacaaatttatatatcgtgcgtataactttaatgcacgcagtgtataactttaatagacaagatgtataactttagtccaaaaaaaaaccaaataacaatgatCACTGAAGTTGTACATAAGGGCATTGAAGTTGTACACAATGACCACTGAAGTTGCACATATAAGTTTaatttttaaatctgaaaaataaaaacaaatgagaagaagaaacaaactaaacaatacTACATTAATccataaaccaaataacaaaaaatagtataacttttatgttttaagggtataactttagtcgtaaatagtataactttaatgtttttagtgtataactttagtcgtaaatagtataactttaatgttttaagtgtacaactttagtcgtaaatagtataactttaatgttttaagtgtataactttagtcgtaaatagtataacttttataaaaaccaaataaatatgtaaaatcgtaattaatcaacaaatattaaatctgaaaaaaaattaaataataacaaaaacaaaaaaacccataataacaaaaacaaaaagaccaaatacaataataaaaccaaataaccaaataacaataacaatgacaataacaaaaaaaccaaataacaataataaaaccaaataacaataataaaaaacaataaacaaaacaaaaacaataaaaaatcaaaaaccaaaaaaacaaacACTGATTAAATTAAAGGAACGAAAAAAAAGGATGaaaaaaaattgacaaaaaaaaaattgaagaaaaaaagaacgaacaaaaggaaaaagggagagcagggagggagaaaggaaaaaggagaaagggagaaaggaagAGCAGGGAGGGAACACAGCCAGATCTgggaataaaaaagaaaaaaaattgaaaggaGGAGATGGAGGTGTCGGCGGCGAAGGGAGACGACGGCaaggttggtgttgttgttgttgcggttGCAGTGGTGTTGTGTGGGGCGAGAAAGAGAGGATAGAGGGTGACGGCGTGAGGAGGCGGTGCAGGAGGAAGGGAGGAGGCGGTGCGTGAGTCGGGATGGTGGTGGGATAGTTTGCGGTGGTGCGGTGGTTGTTGAGATGTGCGGGTCAGTGTGTGGTTGGTGGAGGGTCGGCCGGAGAAAGTAACAGAAGGAGAAGAGGAGATGGAAGGCGACAATGGTGGCTCCGTGGAGAAGGGAAGCCTACTGGTGGAGGGTCGACGGTGACGGGATGGTGGTACCCGGTTGAGCCGtgggtgaggaggaggaggagagcaagtttattttttgttttttggtttttgttttggttttttttagtttgtttttatttgggtttttttttgttttgagagaatgtgaggaaaatgagagagaaagaaggaTGAGAGAAGTGTGAGAGAGTGAATAATGGGTGAGTGAGTTGGGAGAATTAGAATGAGGatagagttatacaaattaggaAGAGTTGTACAAGGATTAGGAAgagagattagggagggagatttatggccatccattgagatgtaatctcatccctccatcccttccatccaagggttcttataaggacttagggccttatatggtatcaaggccttataagaacccttctatatatatatatatatatatatatatatatatatatatatatatatatatatatatatatatacgtttCATTATCTCACCTCTTTTCTATATTCAACCTATTTTGCCTTTGCTTATATACACTTCGTTATTGCAGCATCTCGCCAAGTGACTACATTCACTTCGCAGAATACAAACATATCTCAAAGCCTGACCAGAAATATATGTTCCCCATATATATGAGCGTCATCAATTAGAAGTGGTGGGTATAATATTTATGAATTTATGattatttgttttatttaacCACCTACTCTACTTTGGGTAATTGGCATTTCGTCCTCGCAGAATCAAGAACTATGCACACAGCCAATAAACAACAACAATTGACCAGATGTGAGGCATCATCAAGTCGAAATAATTTCGATATTGGCGAGATTGAGCAATGTAATTTTAGAATGGGTCATTTATATAGCTATGGAAAAAAGGTAAATGGCAATGTTTATAAGCCTAAGAAAAATATTCAATCATTACTAACATAATGTTGTGACCTAACTTAATGTCAGCAACAGAAACACTGGAAGATACACTCGAAGGTTACTGGGATATTGGGGATAAGGATTACAGCTGCAAACACTGTTATGCAGAAATATGGTACGCAGAAAGAGTATGAAAGAATAGGACGCCAAAAAATCCAACCTTCTCTCTGTGTTGCATGGATGGAACCAAGAACTCCTTATGTTGAAACATCCTCCTGAATTATTAAGAGATCTGTTGAGTCAAAGCCATCAGCAAAGCAGGCACTTTATTGACAACATCAGAGCATATAATTCGATGTTTTCATTTACCTCAATGGGAGGAAAAATCGACAATACAGTCAATTGAGGTCAAGGACCTTACACTTTCAAAATGGGTGGTCAGAATTATCATTTAATAGGGTCTTTGTTACCACCAAATTCAGCTCCCCCAAAATTCTGCCAACTTTACATTTATGATACGGATGAAGAAATTTAGCATAGGAAAAATGCCGTCAAGTAAGAGAGAAGCTAAAAACCATTTCAAGTAGACCCCCGGATTTTATGTTCTAACAGACTGGCTTACTTATATATTTATGTGATATGCAGCCCGACAAATCCTGAACAATTTAATGATCAGCTCATAACTCTGTTACGAGAGATGATTGATCGATAGAATCCCCTAGCTAAAATGTTCAGAAGGGTCAGGGATAGATTGAGTTCAGGAATAGTAGGAGAAGTTAAGATGAGGTTAATCAGCGGGCGAGAAACTGACGGAAGAACGTACAATCTCCTAACAGCTTCTGAGGTTGCAGATCTTATTGTTGGGGATATTGATGATACATTGGAGAAGAGGGACATAATTATTGAGACGCGTAGTGGCCAATTGCCACGAATATATGAGTTGCATCCTTCCTACCTATCATTGCAGTATCCTCTCCTATTTCCATTCGGCGAAGACGGTTACAGACTCGGCATCAAGCACAGTGAAAAATCAATTTCTAAGTCAAGCAAAGGTTCAAACCCACGAAATCACCTAACTCTTCGTGAGTTTTTTCCTTTCCGTATACAGGATCGACCGTTGGACAGAGAAACTTCAACGTTATTATCATCGGGTAAAGCATTCCAACAATTCTTGGTTGACGGCTATATGATGGTAGAATCACAACGGCTTTCCTTTATCCATTACAACCAGCCAAAACTTCGATCCGAGAGATTCAAAATTCTAGCTGATTCTGTAGCAAGGGGAGAGACTGAACCATCTTCATTTGGGAGCCGTATCATTGTACCATCATAATTTTTAGGAGGTCGCAATTACTTGAAAGCAAACTATCAGGATACCATGGTTATTTGCAAATGGTGTGGTTATCCCGATCTGTTCATCACATTCACGTGTAATCCAAAGTGGCCAGAAATAACAAGGTTCCTTAAAAAAAGGGGACTAAGGTCAGAAGACAGACTTGATATACTCGATCAAGTTTTCAAGATAAAGCTATAAGAGCTCATGAAAGACTTAAAAGAACGTCATATTTTTGGGCGCATAAGAGGAGGTTATTTCTTTACCTTTACAACTTTGTAATGTAATTAGGCTTTTATAATCAAACAAATTTAACACCAACAACTGAACTAATCCACGATTTTATATATTTCTATTTTCCCAGTGGTATACACAATTGAATTCTAGAAACGTGGCCTACCTCATGCTCATATATTGCTCTTCTTACACCGAGATGATAAGTTCTCCGAAGTTGCTGATGTGGATAAATTGATATGCGCAGAGATACCAGATCCAGCTACAGATCCTGTTCTGTATTAGGCAGTTAAGGAATACATGATACACGGTCCGTGTAGAGATGATTATCCACAATCTCCGTGTATGGTTGATTCCAATTGCTCTAGACATTTTCCGAAAAAATTTAACGACCGAACAATTGTCGACTCTGAAGGATACCCTCGGTATAGGAGGAGGAATAATGGAGCTAAAGTTGAAAAGAGTGGCAAACTTCTTGACAATAGCTTTGTAGTCCCATACAATACCACATTGTTGCTGAAATATCACGCACACATTAATGTGGAGTGGTGCAATCAGGCGAGATTTATCAAATACTTATTCAAGTACATTAATAAGGGCTATGATCGAGTGATGGTTCAGTCAACTCATAGAAGTCGTAATAATCAGAATCCATATCAGATAGACGAGATCTAGAGGTATTATGATTGCAGATATATTTCACCGTGCGAGGTTGTTTGGAGAATTTTTGCGTTCGACATTCAGTGTAGGACACCACCCGTTGAAAGGCTAGATTTTCACCTACCAAATGAGCAGAGGGTTGTTTTTAATGATGAAGACCCCATCAACACGGTCCTTAAAAGAGACAATATTAATAAGACGATGTTCTTAAAGTGGATGGAATATAATAAACACCATCCTGAAGCAAGAGAATTGACATATGCTGAGTTTCCGATGAAGTATGTGTGGAAAAGGGGCGAAAAGAGATGGTCCGAAAGAGAACGGGGAATCTCCCTTGGAAGGATGCACCATATGTCCCCTGGTGGTGGTGAACTGTATTATATGAGAACACTATTGAATTTTGTCAAGGGTCCTACATCATACGAGGACATACGGACGTTTAATAAGGAAGTTTTTCCATCGTTTAAAGAAGCGTGCTACGCTCGAGGATTGCTTAGTGATGACAAAGAATATATTGACGCTATTATAGAAGCGAGTGATTGGGGATCGGGTGTATACCTAAGACACCTCTTTGCCACCTTATTAATGGTCGGCAATGTAGCTAAGCCTAAGTTAGTATGGGAGAAGACCTGGCGTCATTTGACCGATGATATTCTCTATAGGAGACGTTTAACACTACGGAAtgaaggtattttaaaaccatACTCAAATTTTATATAATCATCCATCCTTATAAAATTTTTGAAATAGTTTGATTACATTTTTAAAGGTTTGTGTACAACTGTGCAGATCTACAACTTAGCGAGAGATAGCTGTAACAGTATGCTTTGGCAGAAATTGAAGCATTGCTCAAAAGCAATGGTAGCACCCTTTGTAGGCTTGAAAATATGCCATCCCTTGATGATTCATTCACAGCAGGAGATATAAACCAATTGATATTAGGTGAGTTATCTTATGACAAAAATGCAGTAAAGGAGGAACATGTTAAACTTATCACATCTATGACAGATGAGCAAAGAGCTGTGTATGATGAAATAATGGATGCAGTCAAGGCTCAACGAGGAGGGGTCTTCTTTGTCTATGGACACGGCGGTACAGGGAAAACTTTCATATGGAAGACTTTATGCGCCACCGTAAGAAGGGAAGGAGAGATTGTACTTCCTGTCGCTTCAAGTGGGATTGGAGCAATCCTACTTCCAAATGGATCGACAGCTCATTCA is a genomic window containing:
- the LOC141628690 gene encoding uncharacterized protein LOC141628690; this translates as MFRRVRDRLSSGIVGEVKMRLISGRETDGRTYNLLTASEVADLIVGDIDDTLEKRDIIIETRSGQLPRIYELHPSYLSLQYPLLFPFGEDGYRLGIKHSEKSISKSSKGSNPRNHLTLREFFPFRIQDRPLDRETSTLLSSGKAFQQFLVDGYMMVESQRLSFIHYNQPKLRSERFKILADSVARGETEPSSFGSRIIKRGLPHAHILLFLHRDDKFSEVADVDKLICAEIPDPATDPVLHFPKKFNDRTIVDSEGYPRYRRRNNGAKVEKSGKLLDNSFVVPYNTTLLLKYHAHINVEWCNQARFIKYLFKYISPCEVVWRIFAFDIQCRTPPVERLDFHLPNEQRVVFNDEDPINTVLKRDNINKTMFLKWMEYNKHHPEARELTYAEFPMKYVWKRGEKRWSERERGISLGRMHHMSPGGGELYYMRTLLNFVKGPTSYEDIRTFNKEVFPSFKEACYARGLLSDDKEYIDAIIEASDWGSGVYLRHLFATLLMVGNVAKPKLVWEKTWRHLTDDILYRRRLTLRNEEIEALLKSNGSTLCRLENMPSLDDSFTAGDINQLILGELSYDKNAVKEEHVKLITSMTDEQRAVYDEIMDAVKAQRGGVFFVYGHGGTGKTFIWKTLCATVRREGEIVLPVASSGIGAILLPNGSTAHSRFGIPINAFEHSTCPRIKPGTDLTELLIRTKLII